ttatacttttttttctaaaaccctTTTCTAAAAGTTTGCATCTATAGAATTCAGATTTCGCATCTGAGTTATATCGACAGCCAATCTGTAAATAAGACTCGAACACTAAAATACAGGTGCAAAATTTATTTTATCTCGAATTCCCAACAGGATACTAAAAATGATTCAGCAAAGCAAAACAACAAGAGTAAATGCGCCATTAATGTAATAAATGTTGCTAAGACTACACATGAACAGCATTAATCTCAACTGATCAATGTTGAATTTTATACCTTGGCAATAGAGTTCAAAGAGACGGTGAACAACGGTGAAGCTGGTAAAGAAAAGAGTACACAAGATAAGAATGTTTGCGCGTTCAGACGCATGTGCTGTTCGACAAATCCGCCCAGCATTTATAAATCTTatcgatataataaaaaaaaattgggaagGAAGCCAAGGGAGCAACATTCCACTTGCATCTAGTGCCACAAATTTAGCAAGATTTTGGTTGTTAACACTAagtataaattgtttttttaatatcaccttAATCACCTAGTAATAACAGCTACCTTATgttcgtcatcctccttgcgttatccctgcatttttcacggctcatgggagcatggtatccgcattgacaactaatcccaagatttggcgtaggtactagttttacgaaagcaaagggtaactaggccttattggaattagtccggtttcctcacgatgttttcattcaccgaaaagcgactggcgatATACCTATCTAAAATCATAGTCAGTTCATACGGACTATGATTTTAAAcagatataattttataatgagATGATAATTTGAGTATGAGGTTATCTtttgtatttacatttattgACACATTGTCATGATTGGGGAAAGAAATTGTTAAATGAAGTAAGGATGGCAGAGGTCTAAAGATAATGCCTTACGGTACTACATAATCATTATGCATTTAACGGGAATCAATCACTGTCTTGAGATAACTTAAGAGAAAAACTAGTAAGAAATATTTTAACGCTGTTTTAcagttttttatatttatttcaaaattgaaTATGATAAAAATGTACTTATTACCATCTGGATTCCTATTTCTCAGAATATTAAATACGTCTATTCTGTACTCTCATCCCAACTCTGTGTAGACGACGGGGTAAACAATAAGAGGGCTCAGGTGTCCGATGTTCGCAAATAACAATCTCGTTTTATTTCTTCTAAACAACGCATTGGTTTGCTACCCGCGCGATTTTCTCTGAAAAAGGGGATTTTACGAGTCACGAGAATGCCTGATTCAATAAAACTATCATCGTTCTTtggaatttatatttttttgtagatgagatagttatataattatatattttttaacaattaatTAAGACACATGCAATATTGGTCTAACTGGCAATTAAGAGACAAATTAAGAGACTCCACCGACGCTATGTGTTGGTGGTATTCgatcaataattacctacttcACTAAAAACCAATAGTtttaaaaattgacaaaaatttAATACAGGTTTTATGTTTGTTcatgataataaaattaagtgATAAGTTATAGCGAAAACAAGTGTTTTCTAATATATAATGCCTTTATTACATTgtttcatttaaataaataggtaaaaacGGAAACAGAAAATTACACGCAAGCACGACTGCTACCAGAGCACAGAAAATGACATCTATGCTCCTCTAGTTAGAGTATTTAATATGAGTAGTTCTTTCgaattataatgaaaataaaattactctTTATTACGTAGCTTCAACATAAAATATATGCTAAACGACAGGTTAACTGTAGTTTCAAAAGGGCTTTTTTCTATATCAGACCACACAACAATAAACCGTTTTAGTAAAGACACTTCTTATTTGTATAACCATAGagaattaatgaaaaaaaaaaaatgttttacaatAAAAAGGCATGATGACGGACATTTGTGATTGTTTTCAAAATGGCGCTGTGGTGGGTGGTGTTGGCTCTGGTACTGGCTGCTGGGGCTGGGGAGATAGATGCGGCGTCAGAGCACTCCATAACTATGAGTAATGTCAACGCGCATTATGGGAAGACTTTGGAGATGTGTCGGGAGGAGGTGAGTAGTATTGTTTCGTATCTGTTATTAATGTTACTAGAGACTAAAAGGGTAATAcattatatattaaaataattataatatatgatGTAATCTAGGTAGTAATTTGTTTCATTTACCATTTATGTTGCTTCCCTCTCTGCTGTCGTGTAAGTATTTCATATGTATAACTATGCAAGCATCAAATACTAACCGAGATTTCGTTTCCAATCTTTCTTGTGATTTCTGTAAATTGCAATAATTATCTTTGGCATAGGTATTTACTCCTCTAAAGTGCAGTTAAATAGAAATGGCAAATTTAATAATGTTAACAAACAAATGACAGATCTTGTACACTGAACCTATAAATCCTATAATTTGCGAGCTTTGGTGTCCGAGGCGATGGCATTTGGTCTTCTTGATTCTAACATAATATCAGTATTAATTGACTACGAGTATTGTACTAGGCTCTTCGAAACTCAGCCTAGTTTTTCTGTAGGAAAAATACATTGGTCATTACTAGGATTATAGGTCGTATGATAAAATGCTTGGTACACTATGGCAGGGGTCTCCAAATGGCGAACGGTGGTCCACATCGGCATTTTAATGCGGTCCACGTTTCGTTGTTAACAAGTTGTAAGTACTGCCGTCCGGAACAAAACAATAAAGTCGTCTTATTCTTACAATCAGGACTCCTGAAGAAACTAATTGGTGACCCCTGCACTATGGTGTAATAAATTCGAGAAATGTTCTCTTCTACAGGCCCAAATATCCCGCGAAGTCATGCCAGAGTGGCACCACATCTGGGATGATGACTTCGAGGTGACCCAGCGAGAGATCGGCTGCGCTATCATCTGCATGTCGCACAAGTTCTCCTTGCTGCAAGACGATAACCGCATGCACCATGACAGCATGTTTGATTATATCAGGAGTTTTGATGATGGTAAGATTCCTTCATCTTGACCATTTCATAGGGATGGGtgaggatcgggcagtcaagaggGCCTATTTGGGTCGTCTAACTGGCTATCTTAAATAtagttgggcggata
This window of the Leguminivora glycinivorella isolate SPB_JAAS2020 chromosome 16, LegGlyc_1.1, whole genome shotgun sequence genome carries:
- the LOC125234842 gene encoding general odorant-binding protein 2-like; the encoded protein is MALWWVVLALVLAAGAGEIDAASEHSITMSNVNAHYGKTLEMCREEAQISREVMPEWHHIWDDDFEVTQREIGCAIICMSHKFSLLQDDNRMHHDSMFDYIRSFDDGDALSAKVVELFHNCEKQFEHMEDDCSRVTKVMACFKVDAKKAGIAPEVAMIEAVLEKY